The following coding sequences are from one Parabacteroides pacaensis window:
- a CDS encoding SusD/RagB family nutrient-binding outer membrane lipoprotein, whose amino-acid sequence MKQYIKAVCSFILTGLFTGCTGNFDDMNVDPYGIVNPNPAYILPFIQETGAHVDSWPYQVGDNLHSQLFCQYFSNTTTSFSSGRYGYNNAWVTDGFWTPYYTVLKHTKITKGMLETNPSYSNIYQIMRIVTASFTATATDTFGDIPYFTASEGNSQSAYDSQKDIYYDIFKELTEAAEILAKNTGDITQEDCSGNKDIIYGGDIQKWIKFANSLRLRYALRLSFIDPAKAKAEGEAALKGLLLESNEDNAGVLITGNGNYGHPLYQISGWDGFCMSKAMENIFKNSSSVSDPRMPLLFGQARGYVTGDTEKQFGGTPNGMSVTEMAEKDNLPKNNSYCWGLQVYPDWNSRNVVPTNYKVPRRMELMNYAEVCLLKAEAALKGWSGAGNAKTNYENGIRASFEAFRTGVDATLYSTSEDETYITSGSVKWNESASEETKLKQIITQKWIVLYPNGNEAWAEFRRTGYPELIPVLHSEESSINPANGEFIKKMRYVDDEIRENPNASDPSLNQNQGDGMNVRVWWDTKRYK is encoded by the coding sequence ATGAAACAATATATAAAAGCAGTTTGCAGCTTTATACTTACAGGATTATTCACTGGCTGTACAGGCAATTTTGATGATATGAACGTAGACCCTTACGGAATTGTAAATCCGAACCCGGCTTATATCCTTCCTTTTATACAGGAAACAGGTGCTCACGTGGATTCATGGCCTTATCAGGTAGGCGATAATTTGCACAGCCAGCTTTTTTGCCAGTATTTCAGCAATACAACTACCAGTTTCTCTTCCGGCCGCTATGGTTACAATAATGCTTGGGTGACCGACGGTTTCTGGACTCCCTATTATACAGTGCTAAAGCATACGAAAATAACAAAGGGTATGTTGGAAACAAATCCGTCTTACTCTAACATTTACCAAATCATGCGTATTGTTACAGCTTCTTTCACAGCAACGGCTACGGATACTTTCGGAGATATTCCTTATTTTACGGCAAGCGAGGGCAACAGCCAGTCTGCATACGACAGCCAAAAAGATATTTATTACGATATTTTTAAGGAATTGACGGAAGCTGCTGAAATTCTCGCCAAAAACACGGGGGATATCACTCAAGAGGATTGTTCCGGAAATAAGGATATTATTTATGGAGGCGATATTCAAAAATGGATTAAGTTTGCCAATTCTCTCCGTTTGAGATATGCCTTGCGGTTATCGTTTATAGATCCGGCGAAAGCGAAAGCTGAAGGTGAGGCGGCTTTGAAAGGTTTATTACTGGAAAGTAATGAGGATAATGCGGGGGTATTGATTACCGGCAATGGAAATTACGGTCACCCGTTATACCAGATAAGCGGTTGGGATGGCTTCTGCATGAGTAAAGCGATGGAAAATATTTTTAAAAACAGCAGTTCGGTAAGCGATCCTCGCATGCCCTTGCTGTTTGGTCAGGCAAGAGGATATGTGACCGGCGATACGGAAAAACAGTTTGGAGGTACACCGAATGGAATGTCGGTAACAGAAATGGCTGAAAAGGATAACCTTCCTAAAAATAATTCTTATTGTTGGGGGTTACAGGTTTACCCTGATTGGAATTCCCGGAATGTAGTTCCTACGAACTATAAGGTTCCACGCCGTATGGAACTCATGAACTATGCCGAAGTTTGCTTGTTGAAAGCGGAAGCTGCTTTAAAGGGCTGGTCTGGTGCAGGAAATGCGAAAACAAATTACGAAAATGGTATCCGGGCTTCTTTTGAAGCATTCCGTACAGGAGTAGATGCTACATTGTATTCTACCTCGGAAGATGAAACTTACATTACTTCCGGCTCGGTTAAATGGAATGAATCGGCTTCTGAAGAAACGAAGCTAAAACAGATTATCACTCAGAAATGGATCGTACTTTATCCGAATGGAAACGAGGCATGGGCTGAATTCCGCCGGACGGGGTATCCGGAATTAATTCCGGTATTGCATAGCGAAGAATCATCTATCAACCCTGCTAACGGAGAATTCATCAAAAAAATGCGGTATGTAGATGACGAAATCCGCGAAAACCCCAATGCTTCCGATCCGTCTCTCAACCAAAATCAAGGTGACGGTATGAATGTAAGGGTATGGTGGGATACGAAACGGTATAAGTAA
- a CDS encoding radical SAM protein, producing MDASIIVTYRCPMRCKMCNIWENPTKTSEEFKPELLKKLPQVNSVNITGGEPFVREDIEEIVKILSTKTQRIVFSTSGYFSERIIALAKKFPTLGYRISIEGLSCKNDELRGRAGGFDKGLRTLLELRRIGIKDIGFGITVSNNNSEDMLHLYELSRNLKMQFATASFHNSFYFHKYDNQVTNIDEVCANFDELIQRLMKENSPKSWFRAFFNLGLINYIKDGRRMLPCEAGTENFFVDPFGNVLPCNGMEKSCWFDTMGNLNDVKDFMEIWNSERAAKVREKVASCSKSCWMIGSASPVMKKYLRQILPWVIKNKLKVINGGKVDTSCVPFYHVGNNAKQGIRK from the coding sequence ATGGATGCATCAATAATTGTCACCTATCGTTGTCCTATGAGATGTAAGATGTGTAATATATGGGAAAATCCCACCAAAACATCCGAGGAGTTTAAGCCTGAGTTATTAAAAAAATTACCCCAGGTAAATTCTGTGAATATAACAGGAGGAGAACCGTTTGTAAGGGAAGATATAGAAGAGATAGTTAAGATTTTATCAACCAAGACGCAGCGTATTGTATTTTCGACTAGCGGATATTTTTCAGAAAGGATAATTGCTTTAGCGAAAAAATTTCCCACTTTAGGATATCGTATAAGTATAGAAGGATTATCTTGTAAAAACGATGAACTGCGGGGACGAGCTGGAGGATTTGATAAAGGTTTACGTACATTATTAGAATTACGTCGGATAGGTATAAAAGATATTGGTTTTGGTATAACGGTTTCTAATAACAATTCGGAAGATATGTTACATCTTTATGAATTAAGCCGGAATCTAAAAATGCAATTTGCAACAGCTTCTTTTCATAATTCGTTTTATTTCCATAAGTATGATAATCAAGTAACGAACATAGATGAGGTATGTGCTAATTTTGACGAATTAATTCAACGATTGATGAAAGAAAACAGTCCCAAATCGTGGTTTAGGGCATTTTTTAATCTGGGATTAATTAATTATATCAAGGATGGTCGGCGTATGCTTCCTTGTGAAGCTGGAACTGAGAATTTTTTTGTAGATCCATTTGGTAATGTACTACCATGCAATGGGATGGAGAAGAGCTGCTGGTTTGATACCATGGGGAATTTGAATGATGTAAAAGATTTTATGGAAATCTGGAATAGTGAAAGAGCAGCTAAAGTACGGGAAAAAGTGGCCAGTTGTTCAAAAAGTTGTTGGATGATTGGGTCAGCATCTCCTGTCATGAAAAAATATCTTCGTCAAATACTTCCTTGGGTTATTAAAAACAAATTGAAAGTAATAAATGGGGGAAAGGTAGATACCTCTTGTGTACCTTTTTATCATGTTGGAAATAATGCTAAACAGGGGATTCGAAAATGA
- a CDS encoding SusC/RagA family TonB-linked outer membrane protein — MKKHVSLRKKYHLISVMILFVLSLSFTQSLKATEDYPSSPTLPQKNYSIKGIVKDKSGETIPGANVIVKGTTTGIITDQDGAFELSLPDNNATLVVSFIGYKTTEIKVANQPFVNIELTPNVEELTEVVVTALGIKREKKALGYAMQEVKTEALTENKTVSVANMLQGKIAGVQIAQSGTGMGGSTRIVMRGLNSLSGNNQPLWVIDGFPVNDESSETANQWGGIDREGAASQINPENIESISVLKGANAAALYGSRAQNGAIVITTKKGRQGQPLQLEYNGTITFDQAYNPYEYQNVYGQGSGGTFNMEQYGSWGPKMEGQTIPNWRNVKYGDTRYTDYAMLPQKDFIKEFYQTGVNYTNTLTASAGSENLTGRFSFTDSRNEGITPNHSLNKQYYDLNTEFRNRILTVGAKINFMRQETKNAPGQGEYGNMIQLIKMPRSIRLQDLRDPVGTDGHTVNWTGPKNDYANPYALTMPENGNNLKRNRLIGQINASARITSFLKLTGRVGIDWYQDQKKNFNQITDPTASGSQYSNIKTEHQEFNADIMLNFDKTFGAFSVTANLGAATMNNQYNGLTGDAGMFIIPNLVSLANGETHLATEGYWKKEIHSVFGNATLGYNSMLYLDVTARNDWSSTLPPTNRSYFYPSVSLSGIVSEMITLPEWITYLKVRGSWAKVGNDTNPYKLSNVYSIFTDADNVNKDILKVKLSDTFPLYDLKPEETNSYEAGVDARFLDGRLGIDFTYYSSNTINQILSVGIPSSSGYTSKSINAGKMKSSGYELMLSGTPVLTKDWKWDINLNWGMNRTECVRLDEKVKRFTLGTTRVGSVVVDEGGKFGDIVAVRAYQRDGNGNILIGNDGLPLYETDKVIGNMLPKWTGSIGTNLQWKGLSFAALVDIRYGGNFISMTDNYASTVGTSARTLFGRDGMVVEGMNHETGLPNTVKVTAEDYYSSIGGYNGVAEAFMYDGTYVKMRELSLGYRLPSRWMKKTFLQSAKISFVARDLFYFYKNAPVNPEGAFSREDYAQAFEFGTMPPTRSFGFTLNIKY, encoded by the coding sequence ATGAAAAAGCATGTTAGTTTACGAAAGAAGTATCACCTTATCAGTGTAATGATACTTTTTGTTTTATCTTTAAGCTTCACGCAGAGCTTAAAGGCCACGGAAGACTACCCTTCTTCCCCTACTCTTCCACAAAAAAATTATTCCATTAAAGGAATTGTAAAAGATAAAAGCGGCGAAACGATTCCCGGAGCAAACGTTATAGTAAAAGGTACAACCACGGGAATAATTACAGATCAAGACGGAGCTTTCGAACTTTCTTTACCAGACAATAATGCAACCTTAGTCGTTTCGTTCATCGGGTATAAGACTACGGAAATAAAAGTAGCGAATCAACCTTTCGTGAATATAGAACTCACGCCGAACGTAGAAGAACTTACGGAAGTGGTAGTCACCGCTTTAGGTATTAAACGCGAAAAGAAGGCACTGGGATATGCCATGCAGGAAGTAAAAACAGAAGCGTTAACGGAAAACAAAACAGTGAGTGTTGCGAATATGTTGCAAGGTAAAATCGCAGGAGTACAAATCGCACAGTCGGGTACCGGGATGGGAGGTTCCACTCGTATCGTCATGCGTGGCTTAAACTCGCTAAGCGGTAACAATCAGCCGTTATGGGTAATAGACGGCTTTCCCGTTAACGACGAAAGTTCGGAAACGGCCAACCAGTGGGGAGGCATAGACCGGGAAGGAGCCGCTTCCCAGATCAACCCCGAAAATATTGAAAGTATTTCCGTGCTGAAAGGAGCGAATGCTGCTGCCCTATATGGTTCGCGTGCTCAAAACGGGGCAATCGTCATCACCACTAAAAAGGGACGGCAAGGACAGCCCCTTCAACTGGAATATAATGGTACGATAACTTTCGACCAAGCGTACAATCCTTATGAGTATCAAAATGTATACGGCCAAGGATCAGGAGGTACTTTCAATATGGAACAATACGGTAGTTGGGGACCTAAAATGGAAGGGCAGACTATCCCTAATTGGCGGAACGTAAAATATGGAGATACCCGTTATACGGATTATGCTATGTTGCCGCAAAAGGATTTCATAAAAGAGTTCTATCAAACAGGAGTTAATTACACAAACACTCTCACGGCTTCGGCAGGAAGTGAAAATTTGACAGGCCGTTTCTCCTTCACCGACTCCCGGAACGAAGGAATTACACCCAACCATTCTCTTAACAAACAATATTATGACCTGAATACGGAATTCAGGAACCGGATACTTACCGTAGGTGCAAAAATTAATTTTATGCGCCAGGAAACTAAAAACGCTCCGGGACAAGGGGAATACGGTAACATGATCCAGTTGATTAAAATGCCCCGAAGCATCCGGTTACAAGATCTTCGGGATCCGGTAGGTACAGACGGGCATACCGTAAACTGGACAGGTCCTAAAAATGACTATGCGAACCCGTATGCGCTTACCATGCCCGAAAACGGAAATAACTTAAAGAGGAACCGCCTTATCGGACAAATCAATGCCTCAGCCCGTATCACCAGTTTCTTGAAACTTACCGGACGTGTGGGGATAGATTGGTATCAGGATCAAAAAAAGAATTTCAACCAGATAACCGATCCGACTGCTTCAGGATCTCAGTATTCTAACATCAAAACCGAACACCAAGAATTCAATGCCGATATCATGTTGAACTTTGATAAGACGTTCGGGGCTTTTTCCGTTACTGCCAATTTAGGGGCCGCTACCATGAATAACCAATATAACGGATTAACCGGTGATGCCGGCATGTTTATTATTCCGAATTTAGTATCGCTGGCCAATGGTGAAACTCATTTAGCTACGGAAGGATATTGGAAAAAAGAGATTCATTCTGTATTTGGAAATGCTACTTTAGGATACAACAGCATGCTTTACTTAGATGTAACGGCACGTAACGACTGGTCGTCTACCCTGCCACCTACCAACCGCTCTTATTTTTATCCCTCGGTAAGTTTAAGCGGGATTGTTTCGGAAATGATCACATTACCGGAATGGATTACTTATTTGAAAGTAAGAGGTTCGTGGGCCAAAGTAGGTAATGATACGAATCCTTATAAACTATCCAATGTCTACTCCATTTTTACGGATGCTGACAATGTAAATAAAGATATTCTGAAAGTAAAACTTTCCGATACTTTCCCGTTATACGACTTAAAGCCGGAAGAAACCAATTCATACGAAGCCGGTGTAGATGCCCGCTTCCTGGACGGTCGTCTGGGAATAGATTTCACTTATTATAGTTCCAATACTATAAACCAGATACTAAGTGTCGGCATTCCTTCTTCTTCCGGTTATACTTCTAAAAGTATTAATGCCGGTAAAATGAAAAGTTCCGGTTACGAACTGATGTTGAGCGGTACGCCTGTTCTGACAAAAGACTGGAAATGGGACATCAATCTAAACTGGGGTATGAACCGTACCGAATGCGTACGTCTGGACGAAAAGGTAAAACGCTTTACCTTGGGGACAACCCGTGTCGGTTCCGTGGTGGTAGACGAAGGTGGAAAATTTGGCGATATTGTAGCTGTACGAGCTTATCAACGTGACGGAAATGGAAATATTCTTATCGGTAACGATGGGCTGCCGTTATACGAAACTGATAAAGTAATCGGGAATATGTTACCTAAATGGACGGGGTCTATCGGTACGAATTTACAGTGGAAAGGGCTTTCTTTTGCTGCTTTGGTAGACATCCGTTACGGAGGGAATTTTATTTCCATGACGGATAACTATGCGTCTACCGTGGGAACTTCGGCACGCACTCTCTTCGGACGGGATGGCATGGTGGTAGAAGGGATGAATCATGAGACCGGCTTGCCAAATACCGTGAAAGTTACGGCTGAGGATTATTATTCTTCTATCGGCGGTTACAACGGAGTAGCGGAAGCTTTTATGTACGACGGTACGTATGTAAAAATGCGTGAATTATCTTTGGGTTATAGATTGCCTTCGCGATGGATGAAGAAAACTTTCCTTCAATCGGCAAAAATATCTTTCGTTGCCCGCGATTTGTTTTACTTCTATAAAAATGCTCCGGTCAACCCGGAAGGTGCTTTTTCTCGTGAAGATTATGCACAGGCTTTCGAATTCGGTACAATGCCTCCTACCCGTTCGTTCGGATTTACCCTGAATATTAAATATTAA
- the rfbB gene encoding dTDP-glucose 4,6-dehydratase yields MEYKRNILITGGAGFIGSHVVRLFVDKYPEYRVINLDKLTYAGNLANLKDIEEKENYTFVKADICDFDKMMALFEEYAIDGVIHLAAESHVDRSIKDPFTFAKTNVIGTLSLLQAAKLSWDGKFEGKRFYHISTDEVYGALKFDGSFFVETTKYNPHSPYSASKASSDHFVRAFHDTYGLPTIVTNCSNNYGPYQFPEKLIPLFINNIRHNKPLPVYGKGENVRDWLYVEDHARAIDIIFHQGNIAETYNIGGFNEWKNIDLIKVIIKTVDRLLGNEEGTSEGLITYVTDRAGHDLRYAIDSTKLKTELGWEPSLQFEEGIEKTVRWYLDNQEWLDNVTSGAYQEYYDKMYGNKPEGDERIAGIG; encoded by the coding sequence ATGGAATACAAACGCAACATATTAATTACTGGAGGAGCCGGCTTTATCGGTTCCCATGTGGTTCGGTTATTTGTAGATAAATATCCGGAATATCGTGTTATTAATCTGGATAAACTTACCTATGCCGGTAACTTAGCTAACCTGAAAGATATCGAGGAGAAAGAGAATTACACATTTGTGAAAGCTGATATTTGTGATTTTGATAAAATGATGGCTCTTTTTGAGGAGTATGCTATTGATGGGGTGATTCATCTGGCAGCAGAGAGTCATGTGGACCGGAGTATAAAGGATCCTTTTACTTTTGCAAAGACAAATGTGATAGGAACTCTTTCCCTTCTTCAAGCTGCAAAATTAAGTTGGGATGGAAAATTTGAAGGGAAACGTTTTTACCATATTTCTACCGACGAGGTGTATGGTGCGTTGAAGTTTGACGGAAGTTTTTTTGTGGAAACGACGAAATATAATCCTCATTCTCCTTACTCAGCCAGTAAAGCAAGTAGCGATCATTTCGTAAGAGCTTTTCATGATACATACGGATTGCCTACTATTGTAACAAATTGTAGTAATAATTACGGGCCTTATCAGTTCCCGGAAAAATTAATACCTCTCTTCATTAATAACATCCGGCATAATAAACCGCTTCCTGTGTATGGAAAAGGCGAGAATGTACGTGATTGGTTGTATGTGGAAGATCATGCCAGGGCAATAGATATTATATTTCATCAAGGAAATATTGCAGAGACCTATAATATCGGTGGTTTTAACGAATGGAAAAACATTGATTTGATTAAGGTAATTATAAAAACTGTCGACCGTTTGTTGGGGAATGAAGAAGGTACTTCCGAGGGTTTAATTACTTATGTGACAGACCGTGCAGGGCATGATTTGCGGTATGCAATAGATTCGACAAAATTGAAAACGGAATTAGGGTGGGAGCCGTCTCTCCAGTTTGAAGAAGGGATTGAGAAGACTGTTCGCTGGTATTTGGATAATCAGGAGTGGTTAGATAATGTAACGAGCGGAGCTTATCAAGAATATTACGATAAAATGTATGGGAATAAACCTGAAGGAGATGAAAGAATTGCCGGAATAGGATAA
- a CDS encoding glycosyltransferase family 4 protein, with translation MKIVFIGGRDIHKLGGIENYMYNLATHLVKNGHTPVVYCESDKNQIEYVNGFKVIHQRSWGGRYICKILLSYKASVKSLLYEKDTMVYHYNTWVPSLSSWLPRIFGKIVILQGHGLEWKRTKYSPFQQKIMHFMEYITAKAHKNLLMVSQEQTDFFEVHYKKKCITIPCAVNLPLKKSSESNILLKYNLKPRSYFLFLGRLVQDKNPDYLIKAYLQSGIKDKQLVIAGDNVNDLAYVKYIHQLAAGNPSVIFTGAVYGLDKASLLKECLAFCIPSTLEGLPITLLEAMSYGCICLASDILACKEALGEFGIWVEPENVHDLIAKLLLIKKDEYYLREKQSFAVYQRVANNFTWKKIADQYDSYLKSLV, from the coding sequence ATGAAAATAGTTTTTATTGGAGGACGAGATATACATAAATTAGGTGGTATAGAAAATTATATGTATAATCTAGCCACTCACTTAGTAAAAAATGGTCACACTCCTGTGGTCTATTGTGAAAGTGATAAAAATCAAATAGAATATGTTAACGGCTTTAAAGTAATCCACCAACGATCATGGGGTGGAAGATATATCTGTAAAATATTACTTTCTTATAAAGCATCAGTGAAATCATTACTTTATGAAAAAGATACGATGGTTTATCATTATAATACCTGGGTTCCTTCTCTTTCTTCCTGGCTGCCTCGTATTTTTGGTAAAATAGTAATATTGCAAGGGCATGGACTGGAATGGAAGCGAACAAAATATTCTCCTTTTCAACAGAAAATTATGCATTTTATGGAATACATTACAGCCAAAGCACATAAAAATTTGCTTATGGTAAGTCAAGAACAGACAGACTTCTTTGAAGTACATTATAAAAAAAAGTGTATTACTATTCCTTGTGCAGTAAATTTACCTTTAAAAAAATCATCCGAAAGTAACATACTATTAAAGTATAACTTAAAGCCGAGAAGTTATTTTCTTTTCTTAGGAAGATTGGTTCAAGATAAAAATCCAGATTATCTTATAAAAGCTTATTTGCAATCTGGTATTAAGGATAAACAACTTGTAATAGCAGGAGATAATGTAAATGATTTGGCTTACGTAAAATATATACACCAATTAGCAGCAGGAAATCCTTCTGTTATTTTTACAGGAGCAGTATATGGCTTGGATAAAGCTAGTCTTTTAAAAGAATGTTTAGCTTTTTGTATTCCATCTACATTAGAAGGTTTGCCTATTACTTTATTAGAAGCCATGAGTTATGGATGTATTTGTTTAGCTTCTGATATTTTAGCTTGTAAAGAAGCATTAGGAGAATTTGGTATTTGGGTAGAACCTGAAAATGTACATGATTTAATAGCAAAATTATTATTGATAAAAAAGGATGAATATTATCTCCGAGAAAAACAGTCGTTTGCGGTTTATCAAAGGGTAGCGAATAATTTTACTTGGAAAAAAATTGCTGATCAATACGATAGTTATTTAAAAAGCTTGGTTTAA
- the clpB gene encoding ATP-dependent chaperone ClpB, which translates to MNLNNFTIKAQEAIQQAVQLVTQRNQQVVEPTHILKGVMLTGESVVNFLFQKLGVNIPNLNAVLDRQIDSYPKVSGGEPYLSRESNAVLQKAIDYSSKMGDQYVSLEHILLALLTERSTASDILKDAGVTEKDLRLAIEELRKGNKVTSQSAEDTYNALSKYAINLNERARSGKLDPVIGRDEEIRRVLQILSRRTKNNPILIGEPGVGKTAIAEGLAHRIVRGDVPENLKSKQIYSLDMGALIAGAKYKGEFEERLKSVVNEVIQSEGEIVLFIDEIHTLVGAGKGEGAMDAANILKPALARGELRAIGATTLDEYQKYFEKDKALERRFQIVTVDQPDEQSTLSILRGLKERYENHHKVRIKDDALIAAVQLSDRYITDRFLPDKAIDLMDEAAARLRLQVDSVPEALDEVSRRIKQLEIEREAIKREDDKPKLETLNKEIADLKEEERTKKAKWQSEKELINKIQQNKIDIENLKFQADKAEREGDYGQVAEIRYGKIKEKEAEIADTQDKLRTMQGAEAMIKEEVDSEDIADVVSRWTGIPVSKMLQSEREKLLNLEGELHRRVVGQEKAINAIADAVRRSRAGLQDPKRPIGSFIFLGTTGVGKTELAKALAEYLFDDENMMTRIDMSEYQEKFSATRLIGAPPGYVGYDEGGQLTEAIRRKPYSVVLFDEIEKAHPDVFNVLLQVLDDGRLTDNKGRVVNFKNTIIIMTSNLGSSLIRENFEKITPETRDKVVEDTRNQVLELLKKTIRPEFLNRIDDVIMFTPLTEEEIREIVSMQLNSVKRMLAKNGITLEFTDAALNYISAEGYDPQFGARPVKRVIQRYVLNELSKEILSQNIDKNKPIIIDVKDGSLVFKN; encoded by the coding sequence ATGAATCTGAACAATTTTACAATTAAAGCACAGGAGGCTATTCAACAAGCCGTACAATTGGTTACTCAACGTAATCAGCAGGTAGTTGAACCTACTCACATTTTGAAAGGAGTCATGTTGACGGGTGAAAGTGTGGTAAATTTCCTGTTCCAGAAATTAGGGGTGAATATCCCGAATCTGAATGCCGTACTTGACCGCCAGATCGATTCTTATCCTAAAGTTTCAGGAGGTGAACCCTACTTAAGCCGCGAATCCAACGCCGTTTTACAAAAAGCAATCGATTATTCTTCCAAGATGGGCGATCAATACGTTTCGCTGGAACATATTCTGTTGGCTTTATTAACAGAACGAAGCACTGCTTCCGACATATTAAAGGATGCTGGCGTAACGGAAAAAGATCTCCGGTTAGCTATTGAAGAACTACGGAAAGGAAATAAAGTAACCAGTCAGTCGGCTGAAGATACTTACAATGCTTTGAGTAAGTATGCGATTAATTTAAATGAACGGGCGCGTTCCGGAAAATTGGACCCGGTGATCGGACGTGACGAAGAGATCCGTAGAGTATTGCAGATATTGAGCCGCCGTACTAAAAATAATCCGATTTTAATAGGTGAACCCGGTGTGGGAAAGACTGCAATTGCAGAAGGACTAGCCCATCGTATCGTGCGGGGTGACGTACCTGAAAATTTGAAGAGTAAACAAATTTATTCTTTGGATATGGGAGCCTTGATAGCCGGAGCCAAATATAAAGGTGAGTTTGAGGAACGTTTAAAATCGGTAGTGAATGAAGTGATCCAATCCGAAGGGGAGATCGTTCTTTTTATCGATGAAATACATACCTTGGTAGGAGCTGGCAAAGGCGAAGGAGCCATGGATGCGGCTAATATTTTAAAGCCGGCTTTGGCAAGAGGCGAATTACGTGCTATCGGGGCTACTACTTTAGATGAATATCAAAAATATTTTGAAAAGGATAAAGCTTTGGAACGGCGTTTCCAAATCGTAACGGTAGACCAGCCGGATGAACAAAGTACTCTTTCTATTCTTCGCGGATTAAAGGAACGCTATGAAAACCACCATAAGGTACGTATTAAAGATGATGCCTTGATTGCAGCTGTACAGTTGTCCGACCGGTACATTACGGATCGTTTCCTGCCGGATAAAGCCATTGACTTAATGGATGAAGCTGCTGCACGTCTGCGGTTACAGGTAGATTCCGTCCCGGAGGCGTTGGATGAAGTTTCCCGCCGTATAAAACAGTTGGAAATAGAACGGGAAGCCATCAAAAGGGAAGATGATAAGCCTAAACTGGAAACGTTAAATAAAGAAATTGCCGATTTAAAAGAAGAAGAGCGTACCAAGAAAGCGAAATGGCAATCGGAAAAAGAATTGATCAACAAAATTCAACAGAATAAGATAGATATCGAGAACCTGAAGTTCCAGGCCGATAAAGCGGAACGCGAGGGAGATTATGGCCAGGTAGCGGAAATTCGTTATGGCAAGATCAAAGAAAAGGAAGCTGAGATTGCGGATACGCAAGATAAACTTCGTACTATGCAGGGTGCTGAAGCGATGATTAAGGAGGAAGTAGATAGCGAAGATATTGCCGATGTGGTATCTCGCTGGACAGGGATTCCGGTAAGTAAGATGTTGCAAAGCGAACGGGAGAAACTCCTTAACTTGGAAGGTGAGCTTCATAGGCGTGTTGTTGGCCAAGAGAAGGCTATCAATGCCATTGCCGATGCCGTGCGCCGTAGCCGTGCCGGGTTACAAGACCCGAAACGTCCGATAGGTTCATTCATCTTTTTGGGTACTACAGGGGTGGGGAAAACAGAGTTAGCAAAGGCTTTGGCAGAATATCTGTTTGACGATGAAAATATGATGACCCGTATCGATATGAGTGAATATCAGGAAAAGTTCAGTGCTACCCGCTTGATCGGTGCTCCTCCGGGATATGTAGGATATGATGAAGGGGGACAACTGACGGAAGCGATCCGGAGGAAGCCTTATTCGGTAGTCTTGTTTGATGAAATAGAAAAAGCACATCCGGATGTGTTTAATGTTTTGTTACAGGTATTGGATGACGGGCGTTTGACGGATAATAAAGGCCGGGTGGTAAACTTTAAGAATACCATCATTATTATGACGTCTAATTTGGGTTCTTCGCTGATTCGTGAGAACTTTGAAAAGATTACTCCCGAAACCCGGGATAAAGTAGTAGAGGATACTCGGAATCAAGTGCTGGAATTGTTGAAGAAAACTATCCGTCCGGAATTTTTGAACCGTATAGACGATGTGATTATGTTTACGCCGCTTACCGAAGAAGAAATTCGTGAAATTGTAAGCATGCAACTTAATTCTGTCAAACGGATGTTGGCAAAGAACGGCATAACGCTTGAATTTACGGATGCGGCTTTAAACTATATTTCCGCAGAAGGATATGATCCGCAATTTGGAGCACGTCCGGTAAAGCGTGTGATTCAACGATATGTATTAAATGAACTCTCGAAAGAAATTTTGAGTCAGAATATCGATAAAAACAAGCCTATTATTATTGATGTAAAGGATGGGTCTCTGGTATTTAAAAATTAA